Proteins encoded by one window of Streptomyces uncialis:
- a CDS encoding sensor histidine kinase KdpD — protein MGRGKLRIYLGAAPGVGKTYAMLSEAHRRVERGTDCVVGFVEHHGRPRTEVMLHGLEEVGRRELSYRGAVFTEMDVDAVLARGPAVVLVDELAHSNVPGSRNGKRWQDVAELLGAGIDVVSTVNIQHLESLGDVVESITGVRQRETVPDEVVRRADQIELVDMSPQALRRRMAHGNIYKSDKVDAALSNYFRPGNLTALRELALLWVADRVDEYLQEYRSAHRVSKIWGSRERIVVGITGGPEGRTLIRRAARLAEKGAGGEVLAVYISRSDGLTAASPKELADQRALVEDMGGTYHQVVGDDVSTAILAFARGVNATQIVLGVSRRRPWQYMFGPGVSATVARDSGPDLDVHLVTHAAMGKGRGLPGARGARLGRRRVVQGWLVGVLGPALLTLLLHSAAPEVGLANDMLLYLSLTVGAALLGGLWPALTSAVLGSLLLNWFFTPPLSALTIADPENIVAIVIFIGVAVAVASVVDLAARRTHQAARLRAESEILSFLAGSVLRGETTLDALLQRVRETFAMESVALLERAGDGEPWTCAGSVGPAPVERPEDADVDMPVGDHMALALSGRVLPAEDRRVLAAFAAQSVVLLDRQRLEQEAGRARTLDEGNRIRTALLAAVSHDLRTPLAGIKASVSSLRSDDVEWSAADQAELLAAIEEGADRLDHLVGNLLDMSRLQTGTVQPLIRDIDLEEVVPMALGGLPDPERSVLLDIPERLPMVSVDKGLLERAVANVVENAVKYSPDGELVLVSASAMADRVEIRVVDRGPGVPDPVKDRIFEPFQRYGDAPRGAGVGLGLAVARGFTEAVGGTLAAEDTPGGGLTMVLSLKAAARPGPAPEHPAAP, from the coding sequence ATGGGACGCGGCAAGCTTCGGATCTATCTCGGTGCGGCGCCGGGTGTGGGCAAGACGTACGCGATGTTGTCGGAGGCGCATCGTCGGGTGGAGCGGGGTACGGACTGTGTGGTGGGTTTTGTGGAGCATCACGGCCGCCCGCGTACGGAGGTGATGCTGCACGGCCTGGAGGAGGTGGGGCGTCGGGAGCTTTCGTATCGGGGTGCGGTGTTCACGGAGATGGATGTGGACGCGGTGCTGGCGCGGGGTCCTGCGGTGGTGCTGGTGGACGAGTTGGCGCATTCGAATGTGCCGGGTTCGCGGAACGGCAAGCGGTGGCAGGACGTGGCGGAGTTGCTGGGCGCGGGTATTGATGTGGTGTCGACGGTGAACATCCAGCATCTGGAGTCGTTGGGTGATGTGGTGGAGTCGATCACGGGGGTGCGGCAGCGGGAGACGGTGCCTGATGAGGTGGTGCGGCGGGCGGATCAGATCGAGTTGGTGGACATGTCGCCGCAGGCGTTGCGGCGTCGGATGGCGCACGGGAACATCTACAAGTCGGACAAGGTCGACGCGGCGTTGTCGAACTATTTCCGGCCGGGGAACCTGACGGCGCTGCGTGAGCTGGCGCTGCTGTGGGTCGCCGACCGGGTCGACGAATACCTCCAGGAGTACCGCAGCGCCCACCGGGTCTCCAAGATATGGGGCTCCCGGGAGCGGATCGTGGTCGGTATCACGGGCGGTCCGGAGGGGCGGACGTTGATACGGCGTGCCGCGCGGCTCGCGGAGAAGGGCGCGGGCGGTGAGGTGCTCGCCGTCTACATCTCCCGCAGCGACGGCCTCACCGCCGCCTCCCCGAAGGAACTCGCGGACCAGCGCGCCCTCGTGGAGGACATGGGCGGCACCTACCACCAGGTCGTCGGGGACGACGTGTCCACCGCCATCCTCGCCTTCGCGCGCGGGGTCAACGCCACCCAGATCGTCCTCGGGGTGTCCCGGCGCAGACCTTGGCAGTACATGTTCGGCCCCGGGGTCAGCGCCACCGTCGCCCGGGACTCGGGCCCCGACCTCGACGTCCACCTCGTCACCCATGCCGCGATGGGCAAGGGCCGCGGACTGCCCGGCGCCCGGGGCGCCCGCCTCGGACGCCGACGGGTCGTCCAGGGCTGGCTCGTCGGGGTCCTCGGACCCGCGCTGCTGACGCTGCTCCTCCACAGCGCGGCCCCCGAGGTCGGCCTCGCCAACGACATGCTGCTGTATCTGTCGCTGACGGTCGGCGCGGCCCTGCTCGGCGGGCTGTGGCCCGCGCTCACCTCCGCCGTCCTCGGCTCGCTGCTGCTCAACTGGTTCTTCACCCCGCCCCTGAGCGCCCTCACCATCGCGGATCCCGAGAACATCGTCGCCATCGTGATCTTCATAGGGGTCGCGGTGGCGGTGGCGTCCGTGGTGGATCTCGCGGCGCGGCGCACCCATCAGGCGGCCCGGCTGCGCGCCGAGTCGGAGATCCTGTCCTTCCTCGCGGGCAGTGTGCTGCGCGGCGAGACCACCCTCGACGCACTGCTCCAGCGGGTGCGCGAGACGTTCGCGATGGAGTCGGTGGCCCTGCTGGAACGCGCCGGGGACGGCGAGCCATGGACCTGCGCGGGCAGCGTCGGCCCCGCCCCGGTGGAACGGCCCGAGGACGCCGACGTCGACATGCCGGTCGGCGACCATATGGCGCTCGCGCTCTCCGGACGGGTCCTGCCCGCCGAGGACCGCCGGGTCCTCGCCGCGTTCGCCGCGCAGTCCGTCGTGCTCCTCGACCGCCAGCGACTGGAACAGGAGGCCGGACGCGCCCGCACCCTGGACGAGGGCAACCGCATCCGTACCGCGCTGCTCGCCGCCGTCAGCCATGATCTGCGCACTCCGCTCGCCGGGATCAAGGCGTCGGTGTCCAGCCTGCGTTCGGACGACGTCGAGTGGTCGGCCGCCGACCAGGCGGAACTCCTCGCCGCGATCGAGGAGGGCGCCGACCGGCTCGACCACCTCGTGGGCAACCTCCTCGACATGTCCCGCCTCCAGACCGGCACCGTCCAGCCGCTGATCCGGGACATCGACCTGGAGGAGGTCGTCCCGATGGCCCTCGGCGGGCTGCCGGACCCGGAGCGGAGCGTGCTGCTCGACATACCGGAGCGGCTGCCGATGGTGTCCGTCGACAAGGGTCTGCTGGAACGCGCCGTCGCCAACGTCGTGGAGAACGCCGTCAAGTACAGCCCGGACGGCGAGCTCGTCCTGGTGTCGGCCAGCGCGATGGCCGACCGGGTCGAGATCCGGGTGGTGGACCGGGGGCCCGGGGTGCCCGACCCGGTCAAGGACCGTATCTTCGAGCCCTTCCAGCGCTACGGTGACGCCCCGCGCGGTGCCGGGGTCGGACTCGGGCTCGCCGTCGCCCGGGGGTTCACCGAGGCAGTCGGCGGTACCCTCGCCGCCGAGGACACCCCCGGCGGCGGCCTCACCATGGTGCTGTCCCTCAAGGCCGCCGCCCGCCCCGGACCGGCCCCGGAGCACCCCGCCGCTCCATGA